Proteins encoded by one window of Roseibium sp. Sym1:
- a CDS encoding globin-coupled sensor protein: MTFNSEIDTRTERLKFIGLDVSDCRLLSENKSQILNILPDVLEAFYKNVVCFPETKQFFRDDNHIDHAKNAQLQHWGIILDADFNDNYFQSVTAIGEVHNKLGLEPRWYIGAYCFLVNGLCERLCQASRLPFGRRKSDNELKHLRSAVIKAAMLDMDLALSVYIEAGRRDRRQTIQQLASEFESSVGLATDKLTSSAASLSQASCLLSGATEQTETETLAVRNSSDDAAVNVQTVAAAAEQLSASVSEIGRQVGESHRISDTAVSQSALAIESMSSLTSAVNRVGEIIGLINDIADKTNLLALNATIEAARAGEAGRGFAVVATEVKDLAGQTAKATSEISGQIEGIQSVTGKSASAIDNVNKTIAQMNAISASIATAVEEQMVATCEISSSIQKASDGTQSVLRSISGIASASSQVAKVSTLVGASSSEMGGQTAELKSDVQNFMKTLALAAN, from the coding sequence ATGACTTTCAATTCGGAAATTGATACACGCACTGAACGTCTAAAATTCATTGGACTGGATGTTTCAGATTGCCGATTGCTCAGCGAGAACAAGTCGCAAATATTGAATATCCTGCCTGACGTTCTTGAGGCTTTTTACAAGAACGTGGTGTGTTTCCCGGAGACAAAACAATTCTTCAGGGATGACAACCACATCGACCATGCCAAGAATGCTCAATTGCAGCACTGGGGCATTATTCTGGACGCGGATTTCAACGACAACTATTTCCAGTCGGTGACGGCCATCGGCGAAGTCCACAACAAGCTCGGCCTCGAGCCGCGCTGGTATATCGGCGCCTACTGCTTTCTCGTAAACGGTTTGTGCGAAAGGCTCTGCCAGGCGAGCAGGCTGCCCTTTGGACGCAGAAAATCGGACAACGAGTTGAAGCACTTGCGCAGCGCGGTGATCAAGGCCGCCATGCTCGACATGGATCTGGCACTTTCGGTCTATATCGAGGCCGGCAGGCGGGACAGACGTCAGACAATCCAGCAACTGGCCTCGGAATTCGAAAGTTCCGTAGGTCTTGCAACGGACAAACTGACCTCATCAGCAGCTTCCCTGTCCCAGGCATCGTGTCTCCTGTCCGGAGCCACCGAACAGACGGAAACCGAGACTCTTGCTGTCAGAAACAGCTCCGACGACGCGGCTGTGAATGTTCAGACAGTAGCGGCGGCGGCAGAACAGCTGTCAGCATCGGTTTCCGAAATAGGCAGGCAGGTTGGCGAATCCCATCGAATCTCCGATACGGCTGTGTCACAAAGTGCACTCGCGATAGAGTCGATGAGCTCACTCACCAGTGCTGTCAACAGGGTCGGCGAGATCATAGGTCTGATCAACGATATTGCCGACAAGACCAATCTTCTGGCCCTGAACGCGACAATCGAGGCCGCCCGCGCCGGGGAGGCGGGCAGGGGCTTCGCTGTCGTGGCGACCGAAGTCAAGGACCTTGCGGGCCAGACTGCGAAAGCCACTTCGGAGATCAGCGGACAAATTGAAGGAATTCAGTCGGTTACCGGGAAATCAGCGTCAGCAATCGACAATGTCAACAAGACCATCGCACAAATGAACGCTATCTCGGCATCCATTGCGACTGCCGTGGAAGAACAGATGGTGGCCACATGTGAAATCAGTTCCAGCATTCAAAAGGCGTCCGACGGCACCCAATCGGTCTTGAGATCCATCAGCGGCATTGCCAGCGCCTCGTCTCAGGTGGCGAAGGTCTCGACCCTGGTGGGAGCTTCCTCGTCTGAAATGGGGGGGCAAACGGCGGAACTGAAATCGGACGTTCAGAATTTCATGAAGACACTGGCTTTGGCGGCAAACTGA
- a CDS encoding ABC transporter permease, whose product MMRIELVKRKEHSQLMLLLSPLIAVGLTAIAAGLIFSISGHNPLIALYKFFVEPLTQQWSLEATIDKATPLILIGCGLAVCYLSNNWNIGAEGQFVIGALFGSALPILYPDFENVATLPLMLVFGALGGALWALIPAVLKTRFNTNEILTSLMLVYVASLLLDYLVRGPWRDPGGYNFPESRIFSDAATLPEVLGGLMSLSTPITIVIALVLAVVLAKTRKGFEIRVMGESPRAGSFAGFSAKRLTLFSFALAGALAGLAGTMEVSGALNQLLPTISPGYGFTAIIVAFLGRLNPFGIIVAGFVLALSYIGGEAVQSAMGVSNKIASVIQGLLLFFVLACDTFILYRIRMVSRRVPAGEASHV is encoded by the coding sequence CTGATGCGGATCGAACTGGTCAAACGCAAGGAACACAGTCAGCTGATGCTGCTTCTGTCCCCCTTGATCGCGGTTGGGCTGACGGCAATCGCCGCCGGACTCATTTTCTCAATATCCGGCCACAACCCTTTGATCGCGCTCTACAAGTTCTTCGTGGAGCCATTGACGCAACAGTGGTCGCTGGAAGCCACGATCGACAAGGCGACCCCGCTGATCCTGATCGGCTGCGGTCTGGCGGTCTGTTATCTTTCCAACAACTGGAACATCGGTGCCGAAGGGCAATTCGTCATCGGCGCCCTGTTCGGCTCCGCCTTGCCGATCCTCTATCCGGACTTCGAAAACGTCGCGACCCTTCCGCTGATGCTGGTGTTCGGAGCCCTTGGAGGTGCACTCTGGGCGCTGATACCGGCGGTGCTGAAAACCAGGTTCAACACTAACGAAATCCTGACCAGCCTGATGCTGGTTTATGTCGCAAGCCTGCTGCTGGATTATCTGGTACGCGGCCCTTGGCGCGATCCCGGCGGCTACAATTTCCCGGAATCCCGTATCTTTTCCGACGCAGCAACCCTGCCGGAAGTTCTCGGCGGACTGATGAGCCTGTCGACGCCGATCACCATCGTCATCGCATTGGTTCTGGCCGTGGTCCTGGCCAAAACGCGGAAAGGTTTTGAAATACGCGTGATGGGCGAAAGTCCGCGGGCCGGCAGTTTTGCGGGTTTTTCCGCCAAGCGCCTGACATTGTTCTCTTTCGCGCTCGCCGGTGCGCTGGCTGGACTTGCCGGGACCATGGAAGTCTCGGGTGCGCTGAACCAGCTGCTGCCGACGATCTCGCCCGGCTACGGTTTCACGGCGATCATCGTCGCCTTTCTCGGCCGGCTGAACCCGTTCGGGATTATCGTCGCGGGCTTTGTCCTGGCCCTGTCCTATATCGGCGGCGAAGCGGTACAATCCGCCATGGGCGTTTCCAACAAGATCGCCAGCGTGATCCAGGGTCTTCTGCTGTTCTTCGTGCTCGCCTGCGACACGTTTATCCTTTACCGCATCCGCATGGTGTCTCGCCGTGTACCCGCAGGGGAGGCGTCCCATGTTTGA
- the xdhC gene encoding xanthine dehydrogenase accessory protein XdhC produces the protein MKTWSRIADCLERDGVCALVTVAGVDGSTPREAGARMVVAANGGFYGTIGGGTLEYEALRKTVRALRSGEATFFLEKVSLGPDLGQCCGGRARIAIEVLTTASLSQARQLAGRETGGMVFTTEARVLNGQVGTRKVTGEISRCPFAMEEDPETGGKRLVEQFGAERRPVFLFGAGHVGKALVLALAPQPFEITWIDSRVEQFPGPVPANVRQIATKDPATQLDHAPDGTFVLAMTHSHALDEEIMARALLQQRFAYCGVIGSATKRARFQKRLKSRGLNDSLVANMVCPIGVTELRSKQPAAIAAGIAVDLLIRDEATYQQDTAGKRLAQN, from the coding sequence ATGAAAACCTGGTCACGGATTGCCGATTGTCTGGAACGCGACGGCGTTTGTGCACTTGTCACGGTCGCCGGGGTGGACGGCTCGACGCCGCGCGAAGCGGGCGCGCGCATGGTCGTGGCTGCAAATGGCGGATTTTACGGCACCATTGGTGGCGGCACGCTGGAATACGAGGCCCTGCGCAAGACCGTCAGGGCGCTGCGGTCGGGCGAGGCAACATTCTTCCTGGAGAAGGTGTCCCTGGGCCCGGACCTGGGGCAATGCTGCGGCGGGCGCGCAAGGATTGCCATAGAAGTCCTGACCACGGCGTCTCTGAGCCAGGCCCGCCAGCTTGCCGGCCGGGAAACCGGCGGGATGGTGTTCACGACAGAGGCCAGGGTCCTGAATGGCCAGGTTGGCACTCGGAAAGTTACCGGAGAGATCTCGAGATGCCCGTTTGCCATGGAAGAGGATCCTGAAACGGGCGGAAAGCGACTCGTAGAGCAATTCGGTGCCGAACGGAGACCGGTATTTCTGTTCGGGGCGGGGCATGTTGGCAAGGCGCTGGTGCTGGCGCTGGCACCGCAGCCCTTCGAGATCACCTGGATCGACAGCCGGGTGGAGCAGTTTCCCGGGCCGGTTCCGGCCAATGTACGACAGATTGCAACCAAAGACCCTGCCACGCAACTGGACCACGCGCCTGACGGAACCTTCGTTCTTGCCATGACGCATTCGCATGCCCTGGATGAAGAGATCATGGCGCGCGCCTTGCTGCAGCAGAGATTTGCCTATTGCGGCGTGATCGGATCGGCCACAAAACGTGCACGGTTCCAGAAACGGCTGAAATCTCGCGGGCTGAACGACTCGCTTGTTGCAAACATGGTCTGCCCGATTGGGGTGACGGAACTCAGATCGAAACAGCCGGCCGCGATTGCAGCCGGCATCGCGGTCGACCTCCTGATCCGGGACGAAGCCACTTATCAACAGGACACGGCAGGCAAACGGCTTGCACAAAACTGA
- a CDS encoding ABC transporter permease: protein MFEAVLLTVITAATPLLIAALGELVVERSGVLNLGVEGMMIMGAVVGFAVANQTGSGALGVIAAIAAGMAMSALFGFLVLVLVTNQVATGLALTILGIGFSGLIGEAFIGVPGLKLPELYIPGLSEIPFIGPVLFQQDAIVYIGFALVAAVAYGLFRTRIGLVLRAVGDNHGSAHALGYSVIRIRFAAVLFGGACAGLAGAYLSLAYTPQWVENMSAGRGWIALALVVFSSWLPLRLVIGAYLFGAVSVLNLHAQAIEIDIPSQLLSSLPYLATILVLVLISANRRLTLVNTPACLGKPFVPDR, encoded by the coding sequence ATGTTTGAAGCTGTTCTTCTGACCGTCATCACGGCGGCCACACCGCTCCTCATTGCCGCCCTCGGCGAACTCGTCGTGGAACGCTCAGGTGTGCTGAACCTCGGCGTTGAAGGCATGATGATCATGGGCGCGGTGGTGGGCTTTGCCGTTGCCAACCAGACGGGTTCCGGAGCGCTTGGCGTGATTGCCGCAATTGCGGCCGGCATGGCCATGTCGGCCCTGTTCGGATTTCTGGTCCTGGTGCTGGTCACCAACCAGGTGGCCACCGGGCTGGCCCTGACCATCCTCGGCATCGGCTTTTCCGGCCTGATCGGCGAGGCCTTCATCGGCGTGCCCGGCCTGAAACTGCCCGAACTCTACATTCCGGGCCTGTCCGAAATACCCTTTATCGGCCCGGTGCTGTTCCAGCAGGACGCCATCGTCTATATCGGTTTCGCGCTTGTGGCCGCCGTCGCCTATGGCCTCTTTCGGACCCGGATCGGCCTGGTGCTGCGTGCGGTTGGCGACAATCACGGATCGGCCCACGCGCTCGGCTATTCGGTTATCCGGATCCGTTTCGCGGCGGTCCTGTTCGGCGGCGCCTGCGCGGGTCTTGCGGGCGCCTATCTTTCGCTTGCCTACACGCCGCAATGGGTTGAGAACATGTCCGCGGGCCGGGGCTGGATCGCGCTTGCGCTGGTGGTTTTCTCGTCCTGGCTGCCTCTGCGGCTGGTGATCGGAGCCTACCTGTTCGGCGCGGTCAGCGTCTTGAACCTGCACGCACAGGCCATCGAGATCGACATACCCTCGCAGCTTCTGTCGAGCCTGCCGTATCTTGCCACCATCCTGGTTCTTGTGCTCATTTCGGCGAACCGCAGACTGACACTGGTCAACACACCGGCCTGTCTCGGCAAGCCATTCGTTCCCGACCGTTAA
- a CDS encoding alpha/beta hydrolase, whose product MYFLRRIKDALSPAALIVAVSCFGAALTPSLMPRDPFVQATLAAVAAVLGYEAALLARTLWRYLELPEAGRLKRAWLVAAIAVSAGIMLYSLSKAASWQNATREAVGLAPLDSAAPFFIFGVGGGLALGLWFCFRIAGMVRRLISVFLERLLPRRIGIVLSVALVGWLFWALVDGAFVRTAFKAADASFLAADMLIEPDVDKPEDPMKTGSAASLVRWEEMGRRGREYVATAPTREEISEFFEGAVQDPVRVYVGRRSADTAEERADLALRELIRVGGFDRSALIVVVPPGTGWMDPGAHDTIDFMLGGDVATVSVQYSYLTSVLSLLSHPDYGVAQARALFEKVYDHWTEMPKDSRPDLYVHGLSQGAFNSQATLPLLDMLGDPIQGAMWTGSPFFSRFWSEVRDQRNPGSPAWRPTYGNGSLVRVLDQYGGLDGDFAPWAPIRAVFLNYGSDPIVNFTFDSAIRPPAWMEAPRAPDVSDKFSWFPVVTMLQLALDSLFALDVPRFGHYYIAPDYIDAWAALVEPDGWSEDRARHLKAIFEERGPPL is encoded by the coding sequence ATGTATTTTCTCCGCCGGATCAAGGACGCATTGTCTCCGGCCGCGTTGATTGTTGCGGTCAGCTGCTTTGGTGCCGCGTTGACCCCTTCCCTGATGCCGCGGGATCCCTTCGTTCAGGCCACGCTGGCCGCGGTCGCGGCGGTTCTCGGTTACGAAGCTGCGCTTCTGGCCAGAACTCTTTGGCGCTATCTAGAACTGCCCGAGGCTGGCAGGTTGAAACGTGCCTGGCTGGTGGCGGCAATTGCCGTGAGTGCCGGCATCATGCTCTATTCGCTCTCCAAGGCGGCAAGCTGGCAGAACGCGACACGGGAAGCGGTCGGGTTGGCACCGCTCGATTCAGCCGCTCCCTTCTTTATTTTTGGTGTTGGTGGCGGACTGGCACTCGGCTTGTGGTTCTGTTTCAGGATTGCCGGGATGGTCCGCAGACTGATTTCCGTTTTCCTGGAGCGGTTGTTGCCGCGCAGGATCGGCATCGTGCTTTCTGTCGCTCTGGTGGGATGGCTTTTCTGGGCGCTGGTCGACGGTGCCTTTGTTCGTACCGCCTTCAAGGCCGCGGATGCCTCGTTCCTCGCGGCCGACATGCTGATCGAACCGGACGTGGACAAGCCCGAGGACCCCATGAAGACCGGCAGCGCCGCGTCTCTGGTGCGCTGGGAAGAAATGGGCCGTCGAGGCCGTGAATATGTCGCCACCGCGCCGACGCGCGAAGAGATCTCGGAATTTTTCGAAGGAGCGGTGCAGGACCCGGTCAGGGTCTATGTCGGCAGACGGTCTGCCGATACAGCCGAGGAGCGCGCGGACCTTGCCTTGCGTGAACTGATAAGGGTCGGCGGGTTCGACCGCTCCGCCCTGATCGTCGTGGTTCCGCCAGGAACCGGATGGATGGATCCAGGTGCCCATGACACCATCGACTTCATGCTCGGTGGCGACGTGGCGACAGTGTCCGTCCAGTATTCGTATCTGACCAGCGTCTTGTCGCTTTTGTCCCACCCCGACTATGGCGTCGCGCAGGCGCGTGCCCTTTTCGAGAAAGTCTATGACCACTGGACGGAGATGCCGAAGGACAGCAGGCCGGATCTTTATGTTCACGGACTTAGCCAGGGAGCCTTCAATTCGCAGGCGACCCTGCCGCTGCTCGACATGCTCGGCGACCCCATCCAGGGAGCCATGTGGACCGGATCGCCCTTCTTTTCCCGTTTCTGGTCCGAGGTCCGCGACCAGCGCAATCCTGGCAGCCCGGCCTGGCGCCCAACCTACGGCAATGGTTCGCTTGTCAGGGTGCTCGATCAATATGGCGGTCTCGATGGTGACTTCGCCCCCTGGGCGCCCATACGCGCGGTGTTCCTGAACTACGGCAGCGATCCGATCGTGAATTTCACTTTCGACAGCGCAATCCGGCCCCCTGCGTGGATGGAGGCGCCACGGGCTCCGGATGTTTCGGACAAGTTTTCCTGGTTCCCGGTGGTGACCATGCTTCAGCTGGCGCTGGATTCGCTGTTTGCCCTCGATGTGCCGCGCTTCGGGCACTATTACATTGCGCCGGACTACATCGATGCCTGGGCAGCGCTGGTGGAACCGGATGGATGGTCCGAAGACAGGGCACGGCACTTGAAGGCAATTTTCGAAGAGCGCGGTCCACCCCTGTAG
- a CDS encoding BMP family ABC transporter substrate-binding protein, with the protein MKSLLKTTVAAIAFAAAGSAAQAADVKACFVYVGPVGDFGWSYQHDQGRLAVEEHFGDKVETAYLESVPEGPDAERAIERFAREGCNIIFTTSFGYMNPTIKVAKKFPDVKFEHATGYKTADNVATYNSKFHEGRYIIGQIAAKQSESGVAGYIASFPIPEVVAGINAFLLGAQSVNPDFKLKVVWVNTWFDPGKEADAAKALIDQGADIITQHTDSTAPLQVAQERGVHGFGQASDMINFAKDAQYTAIIDDWAPYYIHRVEAVLDGTWETGSTWDGLAEGHVVMAPYTNLPDDVVAMAKATEDKIKGGWEPFTGPITKQDGSVAAEDGVTLDDGAILGMNWYVQGVDDKLPQ; encoded by the coding sequence ATGAAGTCTCTTTTGAAAACCACCGTTGCCGCAATCGCCTTCGCGGCGGCCGGCTCCGCTGCTCAGGCGGCGGACGTCAAGGCCTGCTTTGTCTATGTCGGACCGGTCGGTGATTTCGGCTGGTCGTACCAGCATGACCAGGGCCGCCTGGCGGTCGAGGAACATTTCGGCGACAAGGTCGAGACCGCCTATCTTGAAAGTGTTCCGGAGGGACCGGACGCCGAACGCGCCATCGAGCGCTTCGCGCGTGAAGGCTGCAACATCATCTTCACCACGTCCTTCGGCTACATGAACCCGACCATCAAGGTCGCCAAGAAGTTCCCGGATGTGAAATTCGAGCACGCCACCGGCTACAAGACCGCCGACAACGTGGCGACCTACAACTCCAAATTCCACGAGGGCCGCTACATCATCGGCCAGATCGCGGCGAAGCAGTCAGAATCCGGTGTCGCAGGATACATCGCCTCCTTCCCGATCCCGGAAGTGGTCGCGGGCATCAACGCCTTCCTGCTCGGCGCTCAGTCGGTCAATCCGGACTTCAAGCTGAAGGTCGTCTGGGTCAACACCTGGTTCGACCCGGGCAAGGAAGCCGATGCGGCAAAGGCCCTGATCGACCAGGGAGCCGACATCATAACCCAGCACACCGATTCCACCGCACCGTTGCAGGTGGCCCAGGAACGCGGCGTGCACGGTTTCGGCCAGGCATCCGACATGATCAACTTCGCCAAGGACGCGCAATACACGGCGATCATCGACGACTGGGCGCCGTATTACATCCACCGCGTTGAGGCGGTTCTCGACGGCACCTGGGAAACGGGCAGCACCTGGGACGGCCTCGCCGAGGGGCACGTGGTGATGGCGCCTTACACCAACCTGCCGGATGACGTTGTCGCGATGGCCAAGGCCACCGAAGACAAGATCAAGGGCGGCTGGGAACCGTTTACCGGTCCGATCACCAAGCAGGACGGCTCCGTTGCCGCAGAAGACGGCGTCACACTGGATGACGGCGCAATCTTGGGCATGAACTGGTATGTCCAGGGCGTCGACGACAAGCTGCCGCAGTAA
- a CDS encoding patatin-like phospholipase family protein, whose translation MIQRRELMFAAVSATGGFLPVSNEVDADTIENVHPETPGGTEFALALGGGAAKGFAHIPVLEAMDDLGIRPAEIVGTSMGAILGSFYASGMSGREIREFTVDLFTRKTQLYQKLFLTDGRTWSSLFNVSRPAVIDPLVLFETVFPAGLADNFVDLRIPVKIIATDFYTQSQVVLDDGPLLPAIAASSALPMLLTPVEIGGQVLIDGGFVNPTPFDVLQQDGYLSIAIDVTGSSFIKGGGLPSGMETWIGSFSITLHSLVAAKLACTRPDLLIEPPVGRFKSMDFFKVEDILTAAEPARESFKRGLATLLDKT comes from the coding sequence ATGATTCAGAGACGCGAACTCATGTTTGCAGCCGTTTCTGCCACCGGCGGATTTCTGCCGGTTTCCAATGAAGTTGACGCCGATACGATTGAGAACGTGCATCCCGAAACGCCCGGCGGGACGGAGTTCGCCCTCGCCCTTGGAGGAGGAGCCGCCAAGGGATTCGCCCACATCCCTGTGCTGGAAGCCATGGATGACCTTGGCATCCGGCCGGCGGAAATCGTCGGAACTTCCATGGGCGCCATTCTCGGGAGTTTCTACGCCAGCGGCATGAGCGGCCGCGAGATCCGGGAATTCACCGTCGACCTCTTCACCCGGAAAACCCAGCTTTACCAGAAACTCTTCCTGACGGACGGCCGCACGTGGTCGTCGCTGTTCAATGTCTCGAGGCCAGCGGTCATTGACCCGCTGGTCCTGTTCGAGACAGTGTTTCCAGCCGGATTGGCGGACAATTTCGTCGACCTTCGTATCCCGGTGAAAATCATCGCAACGGATTTCTACACGCAGTCCCAGGTGGTCCTGGACGATGGTCCCTTGCTGCCCGCCATCGCCGCTTCTTCCGCCCTTCCCATGCTGCTGACCCCGGTTGAAATCGGCGGACAGGTCCTGATTGACGGTGGATTTGTCAATCCGACGCCTTTTGATGTGCTTCAGCAGGATGGCTATCTCAGCATCGCCATCGACGTGACCGGCAGCAGCTTCATCAAGGGTGGGGGACTTCCAAGCGGAATGGAGACCTGGATCGGATCATTTTCAATCACGCTGCATTCGCTTGTTGCCGCGAAGCTGGCTTGCACCCGGCCGGATCTCCTGATCGAGCCTCCCGTCGGACGCTTCAAATCAATGGATTTCTTCAAGGTCGAGGACATCCTGACAGCGGCGGAACCGGCCAGGGAAAGCTTCAAGCGCGGACTCGCCACCCTCCTGGACAAGACCTGA
- a CDS encoding RrF2 family transcriptional regulator: MRLTERTDIAVRILMHLAILRGRKISIDDLVDNYIGHRSQVIAAVQELRKAGMIASSTGRNGGIWLYKNPRDIVLYDVVQIFETDFFLVKCLAGRNSCHLFRTCRFKAVLDDSLEGFFDPMKKTTISNLVEGMDIHSFEPQTAGKA; the protein is encoded by the coding sequence ATGCGTCTTACCGAGCGCACAGATATTGCGGTTAGAATACTGATGCACTTGGCCATACTGAGAGGCCGAAAAATTTCAATTGACGATCTCGTCGACAACTATATCGGACACAGGTCCCAAGTCATTGCAGCGGTGCAGGAATTGCGCAAGGCGGGCATGATTGCGTCATCAACAGGCCGGAACGGCGGCATCTGGCTGTACAAGAACCCCCGCGATATCGTCCTTTATGATGTCGTTCAGATCTTCGAAACCGATTTCTTTCTCGTAAAGTGCCTGGCAGGACGCAACAGTTGCCATCTGTTTCGAACCTGTCGGTTCAAGGCGGTCCTGGATGACTCGCTGGAAGGTTTCTTTGATCCAATGAAAAAAACCACCATCTCGAACCTTGTTGAAGGCATGGATATCCACTCCTTCGAGCCGCAAACAGCCGGCAAGGCCTGA
- a CDS encoding ABC transporter ATP-binding protein: MGKDTGRIDRSGKDALLDARGLTKRFGDILANDRVDLVINKGEIHALLGENGAGKSTLVKMFYGSLEPDGGEIHWDGRRVDIDNPAAARDLGIGMVFQHFSLFEALNVVENIALALPNPGNMPELARRIETVSRDYGLPLNPYDVVADLPVGIRQRIEIVRCLLQEPSLIIMDEPTSVLTPQEADQLFLTLERLAGEGCAVLYISHRLEEVKRICHHATILRHGQVVRECDPTRETPASLASMMVGADVAAVNASEHKPEVGDIRLGLKGLSARAATPFATALNTIHLDLHSGEVVAIAGVAGNGQGELFDAISGEMPVAPAMIELDGKPCGSRNITWRRKQNAAFVPEERLGHGAVPGMKLSQNIILTRHSTGDGLVSGGMVATQKASALEKRIKQNFDVRMSHDDPEARSLSGGNLQKFVVGRELDRKPGVLVVNQPTWGVDAGAAALIRQALIDLARAGSAVLVISQDLDEIFEIADRIAVISRGYLSAAEPAADMTRERVGLLMAGGAETQGEIA, from the coding sequence GTGGGCAAGGACACAGGCCGGATAGACAGGTCCGGCAAGGATGCGCTGCTGGATGCACGCGGCCTGACCAAGCGGTTTGGTGACATTCTTGCCAACGACCGGGTCGACCTTGTCATCAACAAGGGGGAAATCCACGCCCTTCTGGGCGAAAACGGCGCTGGAAAGTCCACGCTCGTCAAGATGTTCTATGGTTCTCTCGAGCCGGACGGGGGCGAGATCCACTGGGACGGACGACGTGTCGACATCGACAATCCCGCCGCGGCCCGCGATCTTGGCATCGGCATGGTTTTCCAGCATTTCTCACTGTTCGAGGCGCTGAATGTCGTCGAGAACATCGCGCTTGCGCTGCCCAACCCCGGAAATATGCCGGAGCTTGCCAGGCGCATCGAGACCGTCTCGCGTGACTATGGCCTGCCACTGAACCCCTACGACGTGGTCGCGGACCTTCCGGTCGGCATCCGGCAGCGCATCGAGATCGTGCGCTGCCTGTTGCAGGAGCCAAGTCTGATCATCATGGACGAGCCGACATCGGTTCTCACGCCACAGGAGGCCGATCAACTGTTCCTGACGCTTGAGCGCCTGGCCGGCGAAGGCTGCGCGGTGCTCTATATCAGCCACCGCCTGGAGGAGGTGAAGCGGATCTGCCATCACGCCACGATCCTGCGCCATGGCCAGGTCGTGCGCGAATGCGACCCCACCAGGGAAACGCCCGCCTCGCTTGCCAGCATGATGGTCGGCGCCGATGTTGCCGCCGTCAATGCCAGCGAACACAAACCTGAAGTCGGAGACATCCGGCTAGGCCTGAAGGGCCTGTCGGCCCGGGCGGCGACACCTTTCGCGACAGCGCTCAACACTATTCACCTGGACCTGCACTCCGGTGAAGTCGTTGCCATTGCTGGTGTCGCAGGCAATGGCCAGGGCGAACTGTTCGACGCGATATCGGGAGAAATGCCGGTCGCACCGGCCATGATCGAACTCGATGGCAAACCGTGCGGGTCCAGAAACATCACCTGGCGGCGCAAACAGAATGCGGCCTTTGTTCCCGAAGAGCGGCTCGGCCACGGCGCCGTCCCGGGCATGAAACTGTCGCAGAACATCATTTTGACACGCCACAGCACCGGTGATGGGCTTGTGAGCGGCGGCATGGTGGCCACACAGAAGGCCAGTGCGTTGGAGAAGCGCATCAAGCAGAATTTCGACGTGCGCATGTCCCACGACGATCCGGAGGCCCGGTCTCTTTCTGGCGGAAACCTGCAGAAGTTTGTCGTCGGCCGGGAGCTCGACCGCAAACCGGGCGTACTGGTGGTCAACCAGCCGACCTGGGGCGTCGATGCTGGCGCCGCGGCTCTGATCCGCCAGGCCCTGATCGACCTGGCCCGGGCAGGCTCCGCGGTTCTGGTGATCAGCCAGGATCTCGATGAAATCTTCGAAATTGCCGACCGGATCGCCGTCATCTCCAGAGGCTATCTGTCGGCGGCCGAACCTGCGGCCGACATGACCCGTGAACGGGTAGGCCTGTTGATGGCCGGCGGCGCGGAAACGCAAGGGGAGATTGCCTGA